The genomic segment ATCGACTACTATCTCTGAGCAAGGGCACTGGCGGCAGAAGGCTCATTTCTGCGAGCCGAAGCCCTTGGGGCCCTGGTTCTCAGAACAGGAAGTCGAGCAATTCCAGGCCCTGCTGCAGTAGCCGGCGCCACCAGGGCTGGGCGCAGATGGTGGCGGTGTCGATCACCTCGGCACTGGCCCAATCCGGCTCCAGCACGCGCTGGATGAAGTTCTCCGCCAGTCGGGGATCGCGGATGATCGCGTTCAGTTCGTGATTGTGTGCCAGCGTGCGCGCATCGCCGTTCGCCGAACCGAGCGACAGCACCTTGCCGTCGACGGCCAGGGCCTTGAAATGGCTGAAGGCTTCCACCCGCTCGGGCCCTTCCGGGCGTTTCTCCAGGAAGCGCACCTCGATCCCGGCCGCCAGCAACTGGCGGGCGCTTTCTAGATTCAGGTTGCCGAAAATCAGCCCGGGGATGCCGCGCTCCCCCTTGCCGGGTAGCAGGACTTTCACCTTCAAGCGAGGATGGCGACGCTTGGCTGCGATCAGCTCGGCCATCATCTGGTCGTCGGAAAAGTAGGGATAGACCAGCCGGATCTCGCGTTCGGCGTAGCGAATCAGTTTCAGGTGGGTGTCCCGCAACTCGGTGCTGCGCGCGTGCGGGTCAGTCGTGACGGACTGCACCCAGGCCGTGCCACCGGGCGCGGCTTGCGCGGCGGGCAGGTACTTGGGCAAGCTGCCCCCGGCGCGCACCCAGTTTTTCAAGAATTCCAGCTGGACCCGCCCGGTTTCCGGGCCTTCAATCGTGAACATCAGGTCGTGCCAGGAGTATTCTTTCTGATTCTTGGGGTTGATGAAGGTCTGCTGCAGGTATTCATCGCCGATGTTGCGCCCGCCGGAAAGAAAGCGGTGCCCATCCTGGATGAACAGCTTGCGGTGGGTGATCGGGGTGACGCCGGCCGCCGAGGGATCCACGCCACCACGATTGAAGGTCAACACCTCGATCCCGCCCTGGCGCAAGAAATCGACGATTTCAGTGTCCTGCCCCGGCTTGCTGACATCCCGCAGGCCACTCCAGTCGATCAGGACCTTGGCGTCAAAGGGCTTGCCCTCCGCCAGGGCCCGCTGCTTGCGGTCGATCAGGGCCTGGGCGATCGCCCGACCCGAGGTGTCGTGCCGCCAGATGAACATCTCGATCCAGAAGGACTCCCGGGAGTCCCGAATCGCCCGCAGGATCGCCTCGCGCGATTCATCGGCGGTGACGTGCAGGTTGACTTGATTGCGGAAGGTCGGGCGGTCAAGCGCGAGGTGTTCGACGCCGTGCGTGCCGTCGCGGGCCACCACGCGGCGGGGCCCCAGAGGGCCCTTGAAGGATGCCCCCGAGGACGGCGGGGATAACCGCCGGTCCTGGATGCTGAGGATTCGTTCACGCACGCCGGGCATCGTGTCACCGCCATCGAACGAGGGACCTTATCAGGGTTGTCGTGCGGTAGGCGGCTTTTGTTCTTAAGAAACGATTAATATATAAAATAGAAAAGTTTAATCTTCTACCCTCTCGCCTTCGCTCCGCTCAGCTGCACCACGAATACATCCCCGTCCATTTTCAAGCGCGGATCCGCCGCCATGGCCAGTTTGACCGCCTTCAACGCAGGGCCGGCCGGGACGCCGGCGATGCTGATGTGTTCGGGGCGGATGCCCCATTCCCCCCGTGAGGACGGCACCGAGCGCATCGTCACGGCGGTTTTGGCCGGCAGGGTGACGCCGCCGAGGCGCGCATAGCCTTCGATCACGAAGCCATCCGGCAGGTAGCGCGTGCCGGTCACCTGAAACACTTCCTTGGCGGCCTCGCGCACGACCTGGCCGGCGTTGGGGCGGCCGATCGCGCGCCCGGCCTTCTGGCTCAAGCCGTGAGGGAAAATCACTTTGTGCAACAAGCGGTCCAGCAGGCGCATCGCGGGTCTCCTCGGAGCCGGGGACGTCAGACGACGCCATGGTGAGGGGGTGAACAGGTTATGCCCCCCAGCGATTTCGAGGCGGTTTCAAAGTCTCAAGGCCACGTTAAGCTTGGGCGAATTCAGCTCGCTTGGCCCCAGTGGAGCAGCCCTGGCTGGCTGGGGCTTGAGGTGGACAAATGGTAAATTTAAGGTTTAGAATAGGTTAATAAATGCAGGATATGGGCAGGGTGAACCACCTGAGGAGTCGGGCACGATGCGACGTCGAATGGGCTGGCAGGGACTGACGGCCACCGGGTTGCTGCTGCTGAGTGCAGGCTGTCGCGCCCCCCAGCTGCCAAGCTTGCCTCTGGGCCAGCTGCCCTCCAGCGCCCGCGCGCTGCAGGCCGATGAGAACCCGGAACCCTATCCCGGAACCATGCCCGAACCCACCATTCAGGTGCCCCCAAGACCCCTGCGGCGAGCCCCTGAGCCGACGCAAGGCAACCGCTTGCAGGCCTTCGTTTCCCCCGCCGAGACCTTGCCGGCGCTGACCGCGCTGATTGCCGGGGCGCACCACAGCCTCTATCTGGAGACCTTCAATTTCGGCCTGGAGGGCTACGGGCGTCGCCTGGTGCCCCTGTTGGTCGCCAAAGCCCGGGCCGGCGTCGAAGTCAAGGTCGTGATGGACTATTGCGGCAGCCGGTTCTTGCCGGGCCACCGTGAGCTGGTCCAGCAGCTGCAGGCGGGAGGGGTGGAGGTGCGTCGCTACCTGCCTCGCACGATTCGCAAGGACGACCGACAGGTCGGCATCAACATCGATCACCGCAAGCTCTACCTGGCGGATGGGCAACGGGCGCTGGTGGGCGGCGTCAATTTGATGAAGTCCTTCGACACCATCCATCAGGACATCCTGGTGCGCTTCGAGGGGCCTGTCGTGTCGGACCTGTACGCCGAGTTTGCCTTGAATTATCGGGCCGCCGGAGGCAAGGCCAAGCTGAGCCTGCCCGGCGTGATTCCGGGCAGTGGGGCAGCGACGGCCCAGGTGGTCGTGA from the Candidatus Sericytochromatia bacterium genome contains:
- a CDS encoding phosphatidylserine/phosphatidylglycerophosphate/cardiolipin synthase family protein produces the protein MRERILSIQDRRLSPPSSGASFKGPLGPRRVVARDGTHGVEHLALDRPTFRNQVNLHVTADESREAILRAIRDSRESFWIEMFIWRHDTSGRAIAQALIDRKQRALAEGKPFDAKVLIDWSGLRDVSKPGQDTEIVDFLRQGGIEVLTFNRGGVDPSAAGVTPITHRKLFIQDGHRFLSGGRNIGDEYLQQTFINPKNQKEYSWHDLMFTIEGPETGRVQLEFLKNWVRAGGSLPKYLPAAQAAPGGTAWVQSVTTDPHARSTELRDTHLKLIRYAEREIRLVYPYFSDDQMMAELIAAKRRHPRLKVKVLLPGKGERGIPGLIFGNLNLESARQLLAAGIEVRFLEKRPEGPERVEAFSHFKALAVDGKVLSLGSANGDARTLAHNHELNAIIRDPRLAENFIQRVLEPDWASAEVIDTATICAQPWWRRLLQQGLELLDFLF
- a CDS encoding phosphatidylserine/phosphatidylglycerophosphate/cardiolipin synthase family protein, whose amino-acid sequence is MRRRMGWQGLTATGLLLLSAGCRAPQLPSLPLGQLPSSARALQADENPEPYPGTMPEPTIQVPPRPLRRAPEPTQGNRLQAFVSPAETLPALTALIAGAHHSLYLETFNFGLEGYGRRLVPLLVAKARAGVEVKVVMDYCGSRFLPGHRELVQQLQAGGVEVRRYLPRTIRKDDRQVGINIDHRKLYLADGQRALVGGVNLMKSFDTIHQDILVRFEGPVVSDLYAEFALNYRAAGGKAKLSLPGVIPGSGAATAQVVVTSPAEGRFEARDAILAGLAAARQRIDIENQYLWDDRVIAALHQALARGVRLRVMVPGEEHKRIFKNIHTEELKRLVDRGAEARVYHGEPAEAHLHVKYYQVDDDWVAVGSTNADTRAMMDNQELQVVVQDGALVADLRQRLFERDWTIHSRPFVYQPPNLFTRPFRSLLELIDYYL